In the Defluviitalea raffinosedens genome, AAGCATTAATTTTTCAAACTCCTCTTTGGTAACAGGCTTTCCGAATAAATACCCTTGTCCATAATCACAGTTGTTATTTTTCAGAATAGCTACCTGCTCCTGGAGTTCAATACCTTCAGCCACTATCTTTAGGTTTAATTCCTGTATCAGCTTAATAATATGCTCTATGATCAACCGATCATTATTTTCTATAGATATATTTTTAATGAATTCTCTATCCAGTTTTACAAAATCAATAGGTAATTTTTCAAGATATGTTAGAGAGGAATAGCCTGTACCAAAATCATCAAGAGCAATGTGTATCCCCATATTTCTAATTTCATTTAAGATTTCCATGGATGTCTCTAAATTCTTCATGACTGCTGTTTCCGTTACTTCAAGCTGTATTTCATCAGCTTTTAATTGTGTTTCATGTAATAATTCTCTGATTTCATTAATGATCCCTGCACTGGTAATTCTTTTTCCTGAAATATTAATAGATATTTTTAAGTTTGGATAATTCTTCTCCAGCCATTCTTTTTTCTGCATTAAAGCTGTTTTTAATACCCATTTTTCTATATCATATATAAGACCTGTTTCTTCTGCTAAAGGTATAAATTTCATAGGAGAAATAATTCCAAGTTTCGGATGATCCCATCGTATTAAAACTTCAGCGCCTATTAAATTGCCATTTTTCAAATCAATAATAGGCTGATACAGAAGATAAAATTCATTATTGTCTATGGCATGTCTTATATAATTAATCATTTTGATCTGTTCTATGCTTTTATATTGCAATTCCTGAGAATAAAAACAGTAATTATCTTTAAGATCTTTCTTTACCAAATACATAGCGATATCTGCATTTTTAAGTAATGTATACAAACCATCCCCATGCTCTGGATATATGGCAATACCAATACTAAAAGAGATGAAAAATTCCCGGCCTTCAAGAATCCATGGTCTTCTCAAAGCTTGTGTCAAACTTTGCACCTGGTTTATGATATCTTGTCTTCCTTTTATATCACATAAAATAATTGCAAATTCATCTCCGCCCAATCTCGTCACAAAATTTGGTTCTTTGATTTGCTGCTGTAATATGTGTGCAGTATTTTGAAGGAGTAAATCTCCTGAGGTATGTCCCAGGGTATCATTTATATCCTTAAAATTATCAATGTCCATATATAATAAAGCAAACTTCTTATCTGTGTCCTTAATTTCATTTATAAGTGCATCGACTTTCTCTTCAAATAAATATCTGTTGGGGAGACCTGTAAGCTGATCATAATAAGCTAATACATGCAGTTTTTCCTCAAACTGCTTTTCTTTCGTTATATCAATGAGGGAGCCAGCTACTCTAACAACTTTTCCATCGTCGCCTTTTATTGCCTTTCCTCTGGTAAGAATCCATTTATAGTTTCCATCCTTACAGTTGATCCTAATAACATGTTCAAAGGCATTATTTGGAGACAGGATATAGGCGCGTATTTTTGAAACAACTGCACTTCTGTCCTCTGGATGGATCAAATTCAACCAAGTTTTGTGCATATCATCAATTTCATCAAGTGTGTATCCAAGATAAGCTTTCCATTTCGGCGAAATATAAAACATATTGCTTTCTAAATCCCAATTCCAAATACCACTCTGTGATCCTTCAATAGCCAATTCCAGCCTCTGTTCACTGACTGCAAGGGCATTTCTGTGTTTTTCCAATTCATCCACTTGCATTCTAAGCTCTTGCTCCAACTGTTCTAATTCCTGATTTTTAGACTTAAGTTCCTGATAATGATATGTTATTTCTTTGAAGGCTTTTTTCAGAAGGCGCATTTTATTGAATACCAGGAAAAAGATTAACATCATTGTTGCAAAAACATATACTCCGCCTTTATATGTTTGTATTTCCTGATACCTTTCCAGATTCCCTGAGAATCGTCTGGCTAATTCATCAGATAATAAAATCCACAACTCTCCTGCCAACCCATAAATTGCAGTAAACTTGATAGCTTCCCATAAAGGATTAATTTTGTAATTATTCTGCTTATAGTAGTCAATGTCTCCTTTTGCATTTACCTGCAAATTACTTTTCATAATTTTAAATGCCTTCATGAGCTTCTCCCCCAATAACTCTAATTACAAAAATAGACTTGCCCAACAAAGCAAGTCTATGGTTAAACGAAATCTAAATCGATGTTAAATTTCAAATTTTGTTTAATTGTACTTTGTAATTATATTTTAACTGTTTTCATGTTCAGATACAAGCATTTTTGCAAATTTTTGCCGTGTTTTGTCATTTTAAGTAATTAATTATGCATACTTTTTATGTTGGCTTAAAAGTGAAATCCTTAATTTTTTTATAAATAAAACCCATAGTAAAACAGACTTTCTGTCCGATTTACTATGGGCATAACCTTATCTTGCCAAAATAAGCTCACACAGCATTCCAAACAAACCATGGGGCAAATTCCATGAATGTAACTGGGAAATAGTCTTTAACCGGTCTGTTTGATTCTTGATCAGAAAATAGATCTTTTCTTTTAGCTGATATTCAATCTGTGCCTGATTGAGCAAGTGGTAGAGATCTTTTTCTATATTATTGACTGCAAGATTTAATTTCTGGCCAAATTGTACCTTAAGTTCCTTTGTAACATTTGCACCTTCAAGATCAATGATAAGAGTATTTTGATCCATATCATAGCTTTTGGCATAGGGAATCTTGTCTCCATCCAGCTCCACACTGATTTCATCACAATCAGCAAATCCAACAAAACTTAGGCGGTAATTCCTCTTCTGTGGAATAAGATCCAGCTTGCCTTTTGCTCCTTTAATACAGAATACTCCCTCCTGCCAGTCAAGATACATGTCAGTCTTTACACAGGCACCCTGTGTATAGTCAAGGCTTATTCCATCATCTTCATACAAAGAAAAATGTCCGCTGTCTCCGGCGAATACTCTGATATTAAGATCCATCGGATTACCAAGGTCATTATCATATGTTTCCTCGTATCTCATGGGAATGATGGCACCAGCTTTCGCAAGAACCGGAATCGTATCGAGTCCGCGATACATTTCCACATATCGGTCACCATCATAAATTCTTCCATTAAAGAAATCAATATATATTCCTTCAGGAAGCCAAACTTTGACACAGGCCAGTTGCAGCTTTGGATCCATAGGATCTGTGACTGGTGCCACAATAAGCTCGCTGCCAAAATAATACTGGTTTTTCACCTCATAAGCCTCATCTCTTTCCGGGTACTGGTAGTACATCGGCTGAATCAAAGGCTCAGCTTCCATATGACAGCGATAATTCATGGTATATAAATAAGGAATCATATTATGACGAAGTCTTAAGAAGTTATTCATAACTTCATGCGCAATGGCATTATAGCGCCATGGCTCCTTGCCTGCAAACAGATTTCTTGTGCTGTGCAGACGCATAATCGGAGAAAATATACCAAACTGCAGCCATCTGGTAATCAGCTCATCATCCCTTTTACCAAACATATGTCCACCGATATCATGGCTCCACCAGCAAAAGCCTATATTGGAAGCAGTCGCTGTAAAGTAAGGCTGAAATCTCAAAGATTCCCAGGAGATGACTGTATCGCCGGAGAATCCAATAGGATAACGATGGCTGCCAACTCCTGCATACCTGGATAAAATTAAAGATCTCTTTCCATTCCTCTTCATGTCAAGATAATGGAAATGATTCAGCATCCACAAGGGATCAAGTCCTTCTATTTTCGACTTGCTTCCCTGCTGCCAGTCAATCCACCAGAAATCAACACCTGCTTCTTCATTGGGATGATGCAAATATTTAAAATACGCCTTTACGAAATCAGGATCTGTAAGATCAAATTGAATGGGTATTTCATTCTTATAGTCCACTCCAAGCTCTTTTGCCATATCTTCATACATCTCTTCATGGGCTCTGACACCATCAGCCGGATGAACATTAAGAGTAATATGATATCCTTTCTTATGCAGCCAATCCATAAAACCTTTTGGGTCCGGAAACAGCTCTTTATTCCAGGTATACCCTGTCCAGCCACTTCCAAACCTTGAAGGAATATCTACCAAATGCCAATCCATATCCAAAACAGCAACTGTTAATGGAATTTTTTCTTCTTCAAAATGCTCAATAAGCTTTTTATAGCTTTCCTCAGTATAAGGATAGTATCTGCTCCACCAATTGCCAAGGGCATATTTAGGGAGAAGTGGCACGAAACCAGTCAAACGATAAAAGTCTTTAAGACATCTGAGATAATTCCTGCCATATCCAAAAAAATAAAGATCGATCGAGTCATTCTCCCTCGGTACTGGCCAGCCATCTTCCCCGATAAGGAAAGACTTGCTGTCGTCGAGTACGGAGAATCCATTTCTGGATAATACACCTGGCTCCAGCTTCACCGGTCCGTCAGCCTCATCCAGAGTTCTTGCCGTTCCACCCAGATCTTTCACAGGATCTAAATAATGCCAGACACTATGGTATGCAGTAAGATTTCCTTTTACCTTAACGGTCAAGCCATTGGGAGAAAACTTCTTCTTATCATATGTAAGATGGATACCCTCTGTAATAATCTGAAGGCCCTGCTCATCATCCATGACCTGAAAATTTTGAGGCTCAAAATTTCTGTTAATAACCGTCTGACTGGCCCTATCCTCAAATTTTCCTTTCTCATCATATTCCATACGAATAAGGTATGGAGTCAGTATTGTAAAACGATAGCAATCGCCCTGCACTACGTTTTCCGGAATGCAAAGTGGGTTAGTTTCAAATCGATACACCATACGCAACAGTATCCTCTCTATGCCATTTTTTGTGTGCAGTCTGTTTGTTCAATATGAATGCACATTGAAAGTTTAATTTATGATTTGAATCATGATGCTTTGATGCGCAATATCACTGGTTCCTTCCCAAGAATCAGACGTCTTTCTTTTAGAGTAACCACTTTGTCATTGACCAGGTTCAGATATTCGCCATCTGGAATCTGGTTGATCAAACCAGATATATCATCATTTACTGTAAGATCAATCTCTCCACTTTTTAGCCCAACATTGAATATACCTAACAAAAGCTCATCTTCAAGGAAATAGCTGGCATAAATCACCTGGTCCGCTGGCATGGGATGTATTTTATACATGCCATGGGCAAAGATTTTATCCTTTTTAATATTCCTCAGTCTGATCAGATAATTCACGAAGTCCTCATCCAGTCCTCTCCAATCCACTGGATCTATAGCAAACAGAGAAGGGGTATGTGGATCTTTTGCTTCCTGTCCTGCATAAATCAAAGCTGCACCTTTTTCAAAATACATGAAAGCAGTCCACATCCGTAACATTGTTTCATCTGGAATAAGTGCTGCAGCTCTTGGATTATCATGGTTCTCCAAGAATCTTAACTTCACATAATTCTCTGGATAAATTGCTTCCTGCTGCCTTTTCTTTTCCAGGACTCTTTCCAGACTTTCTTTTCCTCTGAAATAGTTTAGCAAATCCCCGTAAGTATCATAGTCATAGCAAATATCAAAAGCTTCAAAAGTTTCACTGTCAGAAGCTGCATAATAACCTTTGCCTCTTACATATTCTATGAAACTGGGATGAACCGTCTCTGCAAGGAAAATAATATTTGGATTAATTTTTGTCACTTCTTCCCTGGCCTTCTTCCAGAATTCCATAGGGACCAAAGGCGCTACATCACAGCGAAAGCCGTCCACACCCAGTTTAACCCAGAGTTTTAAAGCATTAATCTGAGCGTCCCAGAGTTCAGGCTGCCTATAATCTAGGTCAATAATGTCTGACCAGTCTGCAACCTTATTAGCGAATTGTCCGTCCCGTTTAAAATAATATTCCGGATGTTCCTTCACGTATACGGCATCATGGGAGGTATGATTGTATACAACATCGATCATTACCTGTATGCCCATATCATGAATTGCATCAATCAGTTCCTTAAATTCTTCCATTGTCCCATATTCAGGATTAACTTTAGTATAATCCTGTATGGAATAAGGGCAGCCAATCCCTTTTTTATTCACCTGTCCTATCGGATGTATGGGCATAAACCATATTATATCTACACCCAGTTTCTTTATTCTCGGAAGATCTTCCAATACATCATTAAATTTGCCGGTCTTCCCATGGTTTCTCACATAGACAGAGTATATTACTTTGTTCCTTAAAGCTTTTGAAGTATTTTGGGCCATTTTTTCACCTCCTTATTCTTTGTTTGCACCAGCACTGAGTCCCTCAATGAGATATCTTTGCAGGAACAGATACAGAATCGTTATAGGCACAGCAACCAATACCGCACCTGCCGCAAACATGGTAAAGTTCTTATTGGTCTGCGAATTGATCAAATCATAGAGGCCTATAGCCAGTGTCTTTTTATGAGTAGATGAAATTAAGAAACTTGGTAAGATGTAGTCAAACCATGGTGCCATAAACTGGGTTATTGCCACGAAGGTAAGGATAGGGAACATAAGCGGCAGAATGATTTTGGTATAAATCTGAAGCTTGCTTGCTCCATCAATCATAGCAGCTTCATCCATGGATTTGGATACATTTTTCAGGTAGCCTTTGATCAGCCAGGTATTGTAAGGTATCTGCCCTGCCGAATAGATTAATACCAAAGCCAGAGGTTGATTTAAGAGGCCAAAATTCAGGAACAATACATATATGGCAATCATGCCCATAAATGAAGGGAACATCTGAAGAATAAGGATAGTTAATAAGCCCACTTTCTTCCCTGCAAATTTCAGACGAGCAAAAACATAACCCATAGTTCCTACCAATACTACAGATACTACCATGTTTACCACTGCAATCGCAAGAGTATTCAGATACCAACGTTCATAATCCGTTTCCGCAAACAACCGTTTATAGTTGTTAAGTGTCGGATGACTAGGTATAGCGGTGGCTGATGCCAGAGATGACCCCTGGTTAAAAGAGGCCCCTATAACCCAGACAACTGGATACAATATGGCGATTGCCGTAACTATCAGCACAGTATATATGCCGATGTAGGCAAGAATATCCTTAATACGTTCTTTAGTGGACATTTTTCGTCTATGTTTCTTTACTTTATCCATATTACTAATCCTCCTTAAACGCATCGCTTCTTAAAAAGTTCCACACAGATATGCTGCCGATCAAAATGAAAATCAAAATAGACATTACTGACGCCATATTATAAACTTTATATTCCTTTGTCATATTGTAAATCCAGGTGATCAAAATATCTGTGTGATCTGCATATTCATAAGCGATATTTCTCGGTCCCCCTCCTGTCAGGAAAAATACTACACCAAAGTTATTGAAATTCGATGCAAAGGACATAATTAAAAGCGGCGTAACCTGTGAAAGCAGAATTGGAAAAGTTATCTTCCAGAAACTCTGGGCATTGCTGGCTCCGTCCACTTTTGCAGCTTCATACAAAGTTTTATCAAAGCTGGTCAGGATTCCTGTCATAAGCATCATAAAATAAGGAACTCCCAGCCAGAAGTTTACAATCAGCAAAGTTATTTTTGCCAGTGTGGCATCGTTTAACCATGGTATATCGGCCCCTAACATTCGGTTCAGGGGACCGTAGGTCTGGTTGAGGAAATTCTTAAACACCAAAAGGGATACCATATTTGGAATTGCCCACGGTAAGATCAAAATGGTACGCCATATCTTTTTAAAGACAACTCTTTTATTATTAATAATTACAGCAAAAAACAGACCTCCAAAAAAGGTAGTAAAGGTAGAAAGGAAAGCCCAGGTTACTGTCCATCCTGCCACACCAAAGAAGGTACTTCTCCAGCCCGGAAGTTTTAAAATATTGCCGAAATTTGAAAAGCCTACCCAGTCGATCAAATCTGCAGGGGGATTATGATAAGCATCCCAGTTGGTAAAAGCAATCAGGAAAGAAAAGACAATAGGAAGTATGGTCACAAACAGCATCAGAATCAAACCTGGCGCACTCACAATATAAGCAAAGCTGGTTTCAAATACTTGTTTGTAAAACTCTTTGGTAGACTGAAGCTCTCCTGTTTCTCTATAATTTATATAAGTTTCATTAGCATCTTTTATGTTAATAAGCCATATTACAGCAAGGACTAGAAGGAGAAATACTGCCAAAATACCTTCGATCATTAATACCGGAGAATTATCCCGGAATTTCCCTCCTGTAATTTCTCCCAAAGTAATAAAGCCATGAAGACTCTTTCTGAAAAAGCCATAGCCCCAGTGTT is a window encoding:
- a CDS encoding putative bifunctional diguanylate cyclase/phosphodiesterase encodes the protein MKAFKIMKSNLQVNAKGDIDYYKQNNYKINPLWEAIKFTAIYGLAGELWILLSDELARRFSGNLERYQEIQTYKGGVYVFATMMLIFFLVFNKMRLLKKAFKEITYHYQELKSKNQELEQLEQELRMQVDELEKHRNALAVSEQRLELAIEGSQSGIWNWDLESNMFYISPKWKAYLGYTLDEIDDMHKTWLNLIHPEDRSAVVSKIRAYILSPNNAFEHVIRINCKDGNYKWILTRGKAIKGDDGKVVRVAGSLIDITKEKQFEEKLHVLAYYDQLTGLPNRYLFEEKVDALINEIKDTDKKFALLYMDIDNFKDINDTLGHTSGDLLLQNTAHILQQQIKEPNFVTRLGGDEFAIILCDIKGRQDIINQVQSLTQALRRPWILEGREFFISFSIGIAIYPEHGDGLYTLLKNADIAMYLVKKDLKDNYCFYSQELQYKSIEQIKMINYIRHAIDNNEFYLLYQPIIDLKNGNLIGAEVLIRWDHPKLGIISPMKFIPLAEETGLIYDIEKWVLKTALMQKKEWLEKNYPNLKISINISGKRITSAGIINEIRELLHETQLKADEIQLEVTETAVMKNLETSMEILNEIRNMGIHIALDDFGTGYSSLTYLEKLPIDFVKLDREFIKNISIENNDRLIIEHIIKLIQELNLKIVAEGIELQEQVAILKNNNCDYGQGYLFGKPVTKEEFEKLMLSN
- a CDS encoding glycoside hydrolase family 31 protein translates to MVYRFETNPLCIPENVVQGDCYRFTILTPYLIRMEYDEKGKFEDRASQTVINRNFEPQNFQVMDDEQGLQIITEGIHLTYDKKKFSPNGLTVKVKGNLTAYHSVWHYLDPVKDLGGTARTLDEADGPVKLEPGVLSRNGFSVLDDSKSFLIGEDGWPVPRENDSIDLYFFGYGRNYLRCLKDFYRLTGFVPLLPKYALGNWWSRYYPYTEESYKKLIEHFEEEKIPLTVAVLDMDWHLVDIPSRFGSGWTGYTWNKELFPDPKGFMDWLHKKGYHITLNVHPADGVRAHEEMYEDMAKELGVDYKNEIPIQFDLTDPDFVKAYFKYLHHPNEEAGVDFWWIDWQQGSKSKIEGLDPLWMLNHFHYLDMKRNGKRSLILSRYAGVGSHRYPIGFSGDTVISWESLRFQPYFTATASNIGFCWWSHDIGGHMFGKRDDELITRWLQFGIFSPIMRLHSTRNLFAGKEPWRYNAIAHEVMNNFLRLRHNMIPYLYTMNYRCHMEAEPLIQPMYYQYPERDEAYEVKNQYYFGSELIVAPVTDPMDPKLQLACVKVWLPEGIYIDFFNGRIYDGDRYVEMYRGLDTIPVLAKAGAIIPMRYEETYDNDLGNPMDLNIRVFAGDSGHFSLYEDDGISLDYTQGACVKTDMYLDWQEGVFCIKGAKGKLDLIPQKRNYRLSFVGFADCDEISVELDGDKIPYAKSYDMDQNTLIIDLEGANVTKELKVQFGQKLNLAVNNIEKDLYHLLNQAQIEYQLKEKIYFLIKNQTDRLKTISQLHSWNLPHGLFGMLCELILAR
- a CDS encoding alpha-amylase family glycosyl hydrolase, with translation MAQNTSKALRNKVIYSVYVRNHGKTGKFNDVLEDLPRIKKLGVDIIWFMPIHPIGQVNKKGIGCPYSIQDYTKVNPEYGTMEEFKELIDAIHDMGIQVMIDVVYNHTSHDAVYVKEHPEYYFKRDGQFANKVADWSDIIDLDYRQPELWDAQINALKLWVKLGVDGFRCDVAPLVPMEFWKKAREEVTKINPNIIFLAETVHPSFIEYVRGKGYYAASDSETFEAFDICYDYDTYGDLLNYFRGKESLERVLEKKRQQEAIYPENYVKLRFLENHDNPRAAALIPDETMLRMWTAFMYFEKGAALIYAGQEAKDPHTPSLFAIDPVDWRGLDEDFVNYLIRLRNIKKDKIFAHGMYKIHPMPADQVIYASYFLEDELLLGIFNVGLKSGEIDLTVNDDISGLINQIPDGEYLNLVNDKVVTLKERRLILGKEPVILRIKAS
- a CDS encoding carbohydrate ABC transporter permease, with the translated sequence MSVKKSLKWWQKLIGPKMTPSGWLSFFVLGLGQLRNKQKGKAVFFFVFELIYILIEILTSSLVSPGIPGQPKHWGYGFFRKSLHGFITLGEITGGKFRDNSPVLMIEGILAVFLLLVLAVIWLINIKDANETYINYRETGELQSTKEFYKQVFETSFAYIVSAPGLILMLFVTILPIVFSFLIAFTNWDAYHNPPADLIDWVGFSNFGNILKLPGWRSTFFGVAGWTVTWAFLSTFTTFFGGLFFAVIINNKRVVFKKIWRTILILPWAIPNMVSLLVFKNFLNQTYGPLNRMLGADIPWLNDATLAKITLLIVNFWLGVPYFMMLMTGILTSFDKTLYEAAKVDGASNAQSFWKITFPILLSQVTPLLIMSFASNFNNFGVVFFLTGGGPRNIAYEYADHTDILITWIYNMTKEYKVYNMASVMSILIFILIGSISVWNFLRSDAFKED
- a CDS encoding sugar ABC transporter permease, which produces MDKVKKHRRKMSTKERIKDILAYIGIYTVLIVTAIAILYPVVWVIGASFNQGSSLASATAIPSHPTLNNYKRLFAETDYERWYLNTLAIAVVNMVVSVVLVGTMGYVFARLKFAGKKVGLLTILILQMFPSFMGMIAIYVLFLNFGLLNQPLALVLIYSAGQIPYNTWLIKGYLKNVSKSMDEAAMIDGASKLQIYTKIILPLMFPILTFVAITQFMAPWFDYILPSFLISSTHKKTLAIGLYDLINSQTNKNFTMFAAGAVLVAVPITILYLFLQRYLIEGLSAGANKE